The Pontibacter sp. SGAir0037 DNA segment TGTTGCAGCACTTGCTTGTTTTACTACAACTGCCCAACATCACACACCCGATTCTACGCGCACAGACAGACCTGTTAAACTGGAGCACGCCGAACCGCTTTACATTGATTTAATCCGGGATCTGGGGGCGCATAAGGGGGAGAAGGAGTGGAACATAGGAGCTGGTATGACCGATAACCTGACCTACGACCGGTACAATTTCCTGGTGGAGTATGAGTGGGCGCCCATCGACAGGCTGGGGCTGGAGATTGAGGTGCCTTTTTCCTTGTACAGCCGGAATGTGAAAGACAGGAATCCAGCTACGAACCAGCCATCCGACCGGATTGAGTCGCTGAAACTGGCGGCGCAGTATACCTTTCTGGTGGCACCACAAATCAACACGTCCTTAGCACTCGGTAAAATCACGGAGTTTGAGTTTACCGATATAGATAAGATACGTGAGGATAGGCTGTTTAAGGGAATCCTGTTTAATCCGTTTTTTGTAGCAGCCAAACGTTGGGGCTCCGATTTTCATACGTTGATATACACAGGGCCCAGGTTGTTCAGGCACTTCGGGCACAGCGGTATAGAAACAGAGTATGAAATTAATACCAGCTTCCACTACATGATTCCGCATTCCCGCAATTTCGTAGGTATAGAGTTTAACAAGGAGTTTGTGCATGGCCGTTTCGATATGGTCATGCGGCCGCAAATGCGCCTCGTGATCCACGAGAACCTGATGGTAGGGATCGTGTCAGGTATACCTATCTCAAGAGAGAACGAGCGGCTGAGCTCTTTCGTGCGCCTGATCTATGAGCCGGGCAGCCGAAAGAACAGGCGTTATATGCATTAAGGAGCCATAGCCGCTATAGATTTTTTGTAAGCTTCCAATGCTCTGGAGCTCGCCTCCTTGTGTTGCAGCATTGGCTTCGGGTAAGCGGCTGTGCCATATTCCGGAACCCAGCGCTTAATATAAGTATAGTCTTTGTCGAACTTTGTTACCTGGCTGTCAGGGTTAAATATCCTGAAGTAGGGCTGCGCATCGGCTCCCGTACCTGCTGCCCATTGCCAGTTACCTGCATTACTGGCTAACTCATAGTCAAGTAGTTTCTCTGCAAAATAGGCTTCGCCCCAACGCCAGTCAATCAGCAGGTCTTTTATCAGAAAGCTAGCTACAACCATGCGCACGCGGTTGTGCATAAAGCCAGTGGCATTTAACTCGCGCATGCCTGCGTCAACCAGGGGGAAGCCCGTTGTGCCGTTGCACCATCTTTCAAACTCTTCTTCGTTATTGCGCCATTCTATGGCCCTGAACTTAGGATAAAAGCTTTCGGTGGCAGTAATCGGGAAGTGGTACAATAACTGCATAAAGAATTCCCGCCAGATCAGTTCCTGTAGCCACACCTGGTTGTGTGCTATAGCCTTTACAACAGCATCGCGCACACTAATCAAACCAAAGCGTAGGTATGGGCTGATGCGGGAGGTGGCATCCAGAGCGGGTATATTCCGGGTATCTTCGTAGGCGCGCAGCACATCGGCTGATAGGCGAGGGGCAGGCACTTGCATAGCAGACGGAGCAAAACCCATT contains these protein-coding regions:
- a CDS encoding deoxyribodipyrimidine photo-lyase — translated: MKKITLFWFRRDLRLHDNTGFHRALTSGTPVLPLFIFDKDILDKLSDKTDARVNFIHQTVAALQEQLHAMGSTLLVQYGLPEEILSSLCRQYNITAVYTNRDYEPYARTRDTAVEDLLSAKGVGFYTFKDQVIFEQEEILSKTGSPYKIYTPYKKAWLQRFAADLVAPIPSKDNLHQLLPHTATALPSLSEMGFAPSAMQVPAPRLSADVLRAYEDTRNIPALDATSRISPYLRFGLISVRDAVVKAIAHNQVWLQELIWREFFMQLLYHFPITATESFYPKFRAIEWRNNEEEFERWCNGTTGFPLVDAGMRELNATGFMHNRVRMVVASFLIKDLLIDWRWGEAYFAEKLLDYELASNAGNWQWAAGTGADAQPYFRIFNPDSQVTKFDKDYTYIKRWVPEYGTAAYPKPMLQHKEASSRALEAYKKSIAAMAP
- a CDS encoding HAEPLYID family protein: MKYLLFIVAALACFTTTAQHHTPDSTRTDRPVKLEHAEPLYIDLIRDLGAHKGEKEWNIGAGMTDNLTYDRYNFLVEYEWAPIDRLGLEIEVPFSLYSRNVKDRNPATNQPSDRIESLKLAAQYTFLVAPQINTSLALGKITEFEFTDIDKIREDRLFKGILFNPFFVAAKRWGSDFHTLIYTGPRLFRHFGHSGIETEYEINTSFHYMIPHSRNFVGIEFNKEFVHGRFDMVMRPQMRLVIHENLMVGIVSGIPISRENERLSSFVRLIYEPGSRKNRRYMH